DNA sequence from the Actinomycetota bacterium genome:
GCCGTTCACGGTCACGCGACGCCCCCGGCCTGCCGCCGGGCTCGCTGCCGCACCAGCAGCCAGTCCACGAACCGCGTCATCGGGATCGTGATCGCAAGGAACAGGATCGCGGCACACACGACGGGGGTGAAGTTGAAGTCGGCGCTCTGGTCGATCTGCGCCTGCTTGAACGCCTCGGGCACCGCGATGACCAGGGACAGGAGTGCCGTGTCCTTCTGGAGCCCGATGAAGTCGTTCAGCAACGGAGGGACCACCCGCCGGACCGCCTGGGGGATGACCACGAACCGGAGGGTCTTCCACCGCGATAGGCCGAGTGCGCGTGCCGCCGCGACCTGGCTGGGGTGCACCGACTCGATGCCGGCCCGGTACACCTCCGCGACGTAGGCCGAGTACGCCAGGATGAGGGCCACCACACCCCAGAACGTGGCGGATCTCGGCAACCCGCTCAGCGCCAGCGAGGGCATCCCGAACCCCAGCAGGTAGATCACGAGGATGACCGGGAGCCCCCGGAAGAGGTCCGTGTACACGATCGCGAGGAGGCGCAGCGGGAAGAACACCGCGCCGGACAGGCTCCGCATGACCGCGAGCAGCAGCGCGAAAGCCAGGATGAAGACCTCGGCGATGAGGAAGTACTCAATGTTGCGGACGAACTTCTTCGCGATCTCGGGGAACGTGTCCTTGAACTCCTGGCCGTTGAAGAAGGCCTGCTTGACAGCCGGCCAGTTCGCGGAGTGCCCGACCACCCACACGAGAGCGAACACCACCACGACCGTGCTGACGAGCGCGATGGCGACACCCTTCGCTCCCTCCTGGCGCAGCGTGTCCCCGAACAAGCGGGAGCGCCGGCTCCCTTCCGAAGGGCCGGCGCTCTCGATGATCGGCTCGACGTCGAACGGGTTCCCGGAGCTCACGCTGGGCGCAGGCTCCTACTGCTTGAGCACGGGAACGTCGCCGACGTTCGTCTTCTGCGACAGCCACTCGGTCTGGAGCTTCTCCAGCGTCCCGTCCGCCTTCATCTCGGCGAGGGCCAGGTTCACGCAGGGCACCAGGTCGCTCCCCTTCTGGAACGCCATGGCGACGTGGTCGGTGGTCCCGCCGGCTGGGTTCGGGAACTGCCCCACCACGACGCTGTTCTTGATCTCCTGCACGTACGGGTCGGCGATGTACAGCGCGGTGGGAAGGTCCACCACCATCCCGTCGATCTGGTGCGCGTTCAGCGCGGCCACCGTGTCGGAGAGCGTGGTGTAGGCGCCCGGCTCCTTGTTCGGTTGGATGACGTCGGTGATGTAGGTGTACGCGGTGGTGCCGATGGGCGCTGCCAGGGTGAATCCCTTG
Encoded proteins:
- a CDS encoding amino acid ABC transporter permease, which gives rise to MSSGNPFDVEPIIESAGPSEGSRRSRLFGDTLRQEGAKGVAIALVSTVVVVFALVWVVGHSANWPAVKQAFFNGQEFKDTFPEIAKKFVRNIEYFLIAEVFILAFALLLAVMRSLSGAVFFPLRLLAIVYTDLFRGLPVILVIYLLGFGMPSLALSGLPRSATFWGVVALILAYSAYVAEVYRAGIESVHPSQVAAARALGLSRWKTLRFVVIPQAVRRVVPPLLNDFIGLQKDTALLSLVIAVPEAFKQAQIDQSADFNFTPVVCAAILFLAITIPMTRFVDWLLVRQRARRQAGGVA